From the genome of Solibacillus sp. FSL H8-0538:
TGGTGGATGTTGCGCGTGGTATTCCAATTGGTGATCGAACAGTGATGCCAGTAAAAGGGCTCCTGGTAAAGAAGCAACATACCGCTGACACACTTGAAAATCGCTATGTGAAATTTACGATAGAGCGCATTGTTTCGAAGCTTGAAAATTTAAAGGCGTCGATTGCGAAATTTAAAGAGCGCCAAGATGATGACACGGACTTATTGGGTCGTTTAGATGACATGACGAAGAAACTACAGCACAAGTTAAAGCAACCTTTTTGGCGTGGGATTGGCAAGCTAGACCGTTCTGTAAGTAGCCTAGTGTTGCAACTGGGTGCTGGCTACCGCGATGTTTTCCAGGTTTACGTCACGATTTCTAAAAGCATTGTTCTACAAGGTGAGCTATATAAAATGTCCGTTAAAGATATTGCCACGCTTTATGAATACTGGACATTCCTGAAGCTTGGCCGCATTTTACAAGATAAATGTGATGCCGTTAGCCAAGATATTATTCAAGCTTCTACAGACGGTTTATTCGTGAATTTGCAAAAAGATCGTAGCGCACTGCGTACATACAAGCATCCGCAAACAGGTGAGCTTATTACACTCCGTTACCAATACAGTACGGGGAAAAGTGTGCCAACTGTTACGCAAAAACCAGATTCCATGCTCAGCATTGGCAAGCAAGGTAAAGATTATTTATTCCAGTATGTGTTCGACGCGAAATACCGTATTGAGGTAGAGGAAGGTAAAATGCCAGGCCCGAAGCTGGATGATATTAATACAATGCACCGTTACCGCGATTCGATCGTTATGGAGCGCAGAGGGTCTTATGAACGCACTGCTTTTGGAGCATATGTGTTATTTCCTTGGCATGAAGAAGAAACCTACCGTGAGCATTCTTTGTATAAAAGCATTCAATCCGTGAATATTGGCGGCTTACCGTTTTTACCAAATTCCACACAGTTAGTAGAAGAAATCATTGATGCTTTGTTGAATAAAACAGCTAACGAACTACAAGCTGAAGGTATTTTACCCATTGGAACAAAGTCGCACTTTAACTATGCCGAGCAGCCGGAGCAATTGATTTCAGAAGTAAAACCAGGTGTCGCAGCCGATTTAAAAGAAAATCAATTTTAACGAGCACAGCCTTTGGTGGTTTTGCTTTTTAATGTGGTTAGGTACGATGGGCTCAAAAAAAGGTAGTGGATTAATGGAAACAAATATTTATTACAATTGAACATGGCATGGTGCAATCCGTGTTTGGCGAAGAAGATGTGGGAATCGTTTTTTTTAATGCTGACGGAGGACATGAGGATGCATGTGTAGAGCTGACACAAGGTGAATATTATGTCGAGCGCTTTGAGGCAAAGAAACATGTTAACGAAACAAATGAAATACGTAAGGAACTCCGAGTGAAGTGAAAAAATTATTTATGAAAATCGCATCAGAACAAATACAAATGAAGCAATAGTTTTCATGACTTGCAAAATAAGGCGCTGTATTTTTTTCGCTAAAAACCCAAATTGACGAATTCCACATACAACTTATCCGTAAATATGTGTCAATGTCACTTAATTTCGAATAAGTTGTACCTCGATTTGGCTAATTGAGACAAATCGAGCAAAAAAATGACGATGAAATTTTGCATTGCTGATTTTATCGAGGTTATCGTAAACTAGTATTAACAAATATTCCCTACTCGAAAGGAGCTCGCTCAATGCCAACCAACTACACGCAGCTACAAATCCGCGACGCTAAAATGCAGATGGGGCGTGCGCAGCATCAGAAACGGCATAACCGATTAGCACAACGAGAAGCAGTACGGCGGATGCTACAGCAGGCAACGAAAGATGATCGGAATAATGCGGAAATGCTGTATCGCTATGGTTATTTTTTAATGTCGGAGGGTCGCTACTCCAAAGCAATTGGCCGTTTTGAGTTAGCGCTTGAGAAGAATGGCAAGCGCAACTGTACGTTCCCGCTGACTGAAGCACAACTATACAAAGCGCATATGTATATTGGCTATTGTGGTAGCCAGTTGTTGAAGCAGAGCTGGCAAAAAGTAAAGGAGCTTGACATCGAACAGGCCGCGATGAAGGAGTTAGAAATTGACGGAAAAGATATCGATGAAGTACTGCGTCAACTGGAAAATCACAGTGAATATTACTACGCTGTGGAAAACGGTGTGGATAAAATGATTTCGGCTGAGGAATATATTTCTCACAAGAGTGGTGTGAGCGAGCTGCTAGTTATCAGCTATGTTGAAGATGAACCATTCATGAAATACGGGATTGACGACCCGATTACTTTAACCGAACAACAAGCGGCATTTAGCAAGTTCCTCATGGAGCGCTTAGTGAGATGTGCGCAAGTGGATATTGACGAAATTAACTTAGAATTCAGTGAGCGCCCATGGGAAACGGTACGTAGAGCAAAGGACCGCCTAAATGACATTGTGAGCCGTTTTGAATCGTTGCGGGACCGAGAGTTGTTCATTATTCCACAAGGTAATTTCGAAAAAATATACCCGCAAGCCTTTGCACTCGGTAATATTCCGTACATCTACATCACCCGCAAGCCAAATTTTGCTGAATAATGCTATCACATCGCTAAGACGGAGCTGGTCTTAGCTTTTTTTTATAATTCTCTATACAAGCTGATTCATTCGCTTAGTAAACGTATAGGGGAGAGCGATCAAATGAGACCATATCAATTAAAGGACTTATTCACGCGTTTTGGATTTTTTGTGGGGGAACAAGATGGCAAGCTGCATTGCACAAGCTACACGAAGCATAATAAACAATTATTCTATGCGGTGATGGACGTACTGGGATGGCCAGATACGAATGCTACTATGACAGAAGAGGCATTTCTTCAAGTATTACGTCCGTTTTTTGCACATGTGGACCAAAGTTATGGTGCATTTGAAGAGCTGCATATTAACGGGCTGGATTTATACATGGTAGGGGTTGTTATGCAGTTAAATCGTCTCGGACTGCGAACAGCGCTTTGTTGTGAAGGGCATCAGGGGCGGTTGCCAAAGCTCTATTTCCATACAAAAGTGATGCAAAAGAAAGCGGCG
Proteins encoded in this window:
- a CDS encoding restriction endonuclease-like protein, producing MASRLSGSRKDIELVVIEHDAFTLIMKGKLDYSKHIAQSEDTFMRFRAKSEQPVQVKVYDALQGELVDYDEQKLYPIFFENGYYEVIILPNNSEKKLTFYHEYARFRDAISPLSRSDILTGYLHFQNEVGLSDFEIRQEGNMLLEVQMEVFPTKLDYQKDYKNLIASVNEEIYNLAYHFIKRTYMQGSVELYKDPSPSEFYRLITTHFGTYLRAVGQVERMPHHQLVTHYEEVRGDRLRKQDSHSRAYLRKHAHKMVDVARGIPIGDRTVMPVKGLLVKKQHTADTLENRYVKFTIERIVSKLENLKASIAKFKERQDDDTDLLGRLDDMTKKLQHKLKQPFWRGIGKLDRSVSSLVLQLGAGYRDVFQVYVTISKSIVLQGELYKMSVKDIATLYEYWTFLKLGRILQDKCDAVSQDIIQASTDGLFVNLQKDRSALRTYKHPQTGELITLRYQYSTGKSVPTVTQKPDSMLSIGKQGKDYLFQYVFDAKYRIEVEEGKMPGPKLDDINTMHRYRDSIVMERRGSYERTAFGAYVLFPWHEEETYREHSLYKSIQSVNIGGLPFLPNSTQLVEEIIDALLNKTANELQAEGILPIGTKSHFNYAEQPEQLISEVKPGVAADLKENQF